From Toxorhynchites rutilus septentrionalis strain SRP chromosome 2, ASM2978413v1, whole genome shotgun sequence, a single genomic window includes:
- the LOC129765757 gene encoding uncharacterized protein LOC129765757, with the protein MATYAYKANPNGHCRLCTDKDKKEDMVACDECDRWFHISCVGLTYLPKKDERWVCPKCMSTEREMMELKVKVRQSVSGNSLQEILQENRAAMEALVKSMRTMRFEAEPGTSSAHNNDSIEGQNQEAEPEWTVYLKRQALMSLPKYGGAAREWPKFKKAFDETTKQGQFNRLENLNRLQTVLYGNAERSVRQLMMDPNNMDQIIDRLEDNFGRPELVYKELLAELTNIKRESRNLITEISEALDNLVCNVSLMDREEFLIDHRLVEEIIRKMPYGLQVKWTEEMYDGAKTLADLNEWLKPHSRTNRLLNGTSRPQPRETSRPQPREINRSQPRDTRPERRFNVNTHQENRSTIIKRNCEACRGNHKLLECTRFKAMKPEKRNELAFKAKVCLSCLAFTNHMMRDCKRAKQCGINGCKFKHHPLIHKSHERESSDSNQSEGQHSPDTQADGEIHNHQQLTKSNVFYQIVPVTLKNNDKIINTFAFLDAGSSLSLIDEEIANKLGLNGRIDPLMLKWTQNVTRNEQNSRRVQVRINGNNEKEYVMKGVRTIKNLQLPEQSFNKEVMEKRYPYLKNLPLSSYSSIRPTILIGLSHSHLLIPFERRMRKPNEPTALRTKLGWFMFGNISSNVQGGHIMVIQQEDEMNKALQKYFSTEDFGVKVVKNLPKSAEEEKAEQILRSTMKYKDGRYEVGLLWKDEETKFPNSYNNAAKRLTTSERTLKKDPELKKWAIETFADYEKKGYIRKLSEEEIMKPISRVYYLPHFIVHNKNKLPPKPRLVFDAAAKIQGVSFNTELLSGPDATTSLFGVLVRFREGAIAVCGDIKEMFHQVRIRAEDQHAQRFLWRDCDSSKKPDVYVMQVMTFGSTCSPSCAQAVKNHNAEKFRKYCPVATEAIIKQHYVDDYLDSFEELDKAAEIVLHVMKIHDHAGFHIRNFVSNSRELLQSLPSERVQISGIKMFEEKDSMTEKVLGVYWNTTSDTLGYQIKLDKLGSDVTQMLRLPTKREVLAFVMSVYDPLGLISNITVHGRILMQRLHIENIDWDDEIPEKLQSDWQHWLEIIESADSVTIPRYILEERTGEVELHTFVDASEKAFCACVYVRSIYGNTPHVRLLSAKSRVAPVKPLSIPRLELQAAVLGSRLTKTIIDETRLKIVSKTFWSDSQTVLSWIKSPKRRSVFVMHRVGEILEDNRKNEWRWVPTDENPADEGTKEKLGKSQWFEGPDFLKLSESSWPSIEEKETDEELRETVLVHEELSKLSFIDKYKEYSDWWKLVKNLCVLNRTKERLRRGYIPDIEYKDYQRAENVLYRKMQWEAFPTEMETLFNGGTISSGPLVSYAPFLDEAGVMRSGGRLKKAMSVPWTTRTPILLPQKHPYTYLIVKATHERYFHHGENTVIAALRQKYWILHIRTVLANVKKNCNRCKIRRATPVEPMMADLPHFRTEAHIPPFTNCGVDYFGPFEVAVKRSLEKRWGVIFTCLSTRAVHIEMAENLSTDAFMVVLRNFQNRRGKVTSIYSDNGTNFVGAERELKSLVNEINEKMGKNEAAKMEIQWRFNPPSAPHFGGAWERLIRNVKVALAEILKVWGRSKPSAATLQAAFIQAEFLVNSRPLTHIPVSCIDDEVLTPFHALIGRAGEYAPPYAPTTSQYDTAQWRRIQHYSKLFWNRWKKEYLPTLLKRNKNTQKVEPIKVNDIVLITDDDAPPGKWLKGRVIETFVASDGQVRQAKIQTAKGVLKRPAVKIAVLDIIKGNDPAIN; encoded by the coding sequence ATGGCTACATATGCATATAAAGCCAACCCTAATGGGCACTGCCGTCTGTGTACGGACAAAGACAAGAAAGAGGACATGGTCGCATGCGATGAATGCGATCGGTGGTTCCACATTTCATGTGTGGGACTCACATACCTACCCAAGAAAGATGAAAGGTGGGTATGCcctaagtgcatgagcacagaaaGGGAAATGATGGAACTGAAAGTCAAAGTCAGACAATCAGTTTCCGGAAATAGTTTGCAAGAAATTTTGCAAGAGAACAGAGCAGCAATGGAGGCTCTGGTAAAGTCCATGAGGACAATGAGATTCGAAGCTGAACCAGGTACAAGTTCAGCACACAATAATGACAGCATCGAAGGTCAAAATCAGGAGGCAGAGCCAGAATGGACTGTCTACCTAAAGCGACAAGCACTCATGAGCTTGCCAAAATATGGAGGTGCGGCCAGAGAATGGCCGAAATTTAAAAAGGCCTTTGATGAGACCACAAAACAAGGTCAATTTAACAggcttgaaaatttgaatcgcCTGCAAACAGTGCTGTACGGGAACGCAGAGAGGAGCGTCCGACAGTTAATGATGGATCCAAATAATATGGACCAAATAATTGATAGACTAGAAGATAATTTCGGAAGACCCGAACTAGTCTATAAAGAACTACTAGCCGAACTCACCAATATCAAAAGGGAGAGTCGGAATTTGATTACCGAGATATCCGAAGCACTGGATAATCTCGTCTGTAATGTTTCTCTTATGGATAGAGAAGAATTCCTGATTGACCACCGATTGGTGGAAGAGATCATAAGGAAAATGCCCTACGGTCTACAGGTGAAGTGGACTGAAGAAATGTACGACGGGGCAAAGACTTTAGCTGATCTCAATGAGTGGCTGAAGCCTCATTCGAGAACCAATAGACTGCTGAATGGCACCAGCAGGCCGCAGCCGCGAGAAACAAGCAGACCGCAGCCGCGAGAAATTAACAGATCGCAGCCGCGAGACACGAGGCCTGAGCGTCGATTTAACGTAAATACGCATCAGGAAAATAGATCGACAATAATAAAACGCAATTGTGAAGCATGTCGGGGAAACCACAAACTCCTCGAATGCACCAGATTTAAGGCTATGAAGCCTGAAAAGCGAAATGAATTAGCCTTTAAGGCAAAGGTATGCTTGAGCTGTCTCGCATTTACAAACCATATGATGCGAGACTGCAAAAGAGCAAAACAATGTGGAATTAATGGATGTAAGTTCAAACATCATCCATTAATTCATAAATCTCATGAGAGAGAATCAAGTGATTCAAATCAGTCGGAAGGACAGCATAGTCCAGATACACAAGCAGATGGTGAGATACACAATCACCAACAACTAACAAAATCCAACGTATTCTACCAAATAGTTCCTGTGACGttgaaaaataatgacaaaatcaTCAACACGTTCGCTTTCTTGGATGCGGGGTCATCACTCTCTCTAATAGACGAGGAGATTGCGAACAAGTTAGGGCTCAACGGAAGAATTGATCCGTTAATGCTAAAGTGGACGCAGAACGTCACGAGAAACGAACAAAACAGCCGTAGAGTTCAGGTACGAATCAACGGCAACAATGAAAAAGAATACGTCATGAAAGGAGTGAGAACGATAAAGAATCTCCAACTCCCAGAGCAAAGCTTCAACAAGGAGGTGATGGAGAAAAGGTATCCATACCTCAAGAATCTGCCATTGAGCAGTTACAGCAGTATACGCCCGACGATATTAATTGGACTGAGTCACAGTCACTTGTTAATTCCATTCGAAAGGCGAATGAGAAAACCGAACGAGCCCACAGCGCTACGAACCAAACTTGGATGGTTCATGTTCGGCAACATATCGTCCAATGTGCAAGGCGGACACATCATGGTCATTCAGCAAGaagatgaaatgaacaaggctTTGCAGAAATATTTCTCCACCGAAGACTTCGGCGTTAAGGTAGTCaagaatctaccaaaatcagcTGAAGAAGAAAAGGCTGAACAAATTCTAAGAAGTACTATGAAATACAAGGATGGTAGATACGAAGTTGGACTTCTATGGAAAGATGAGGAAACGAAATTTCCAAATAGCTACAACAATGCAGCAAAGAGGCTGACAACGAGTGAGAGAACGTTAAAAAAAGACCCAGAGTTGAAAAAATGGGCAATAGAAACATTTGCGGATTACGAGAAGAAAGGCTACATCCGCAAACTGTCAGAGGAAGAAATTATGAAGCCGATATCAAGAGTGTATTATCTTCCACACTTTATTGTGCACAACAAAAACAAGTTGCCACCTAAGCCAAGGTTGGTTTTCGATGCGGCGGCAAAGATACAAGGTGTATCATTCAACACGGAACTGTTATCAGGGCCGGATGCTACTACGTCATTGTTCGGTGTTTTAGTAAGATTCCGAGAAGGAGCAATTGCTGTATGTGGAGACATCAAAGAGATGTTCCACCAAGTACGAATCCGAGCTGAAGATCAACACGCTCAGAGATTCTTATGGAGAGATTGTGATAGCAGTAAGAAACCTGATGTATACGTAATGCAGGTGATGACATTCGGATCAACCTGTTCACCGTCATGTGCACAAGCGGTTAAAAACCACAACgcagaaaaattcagaaaatattgTCCAGTGGCGACTGAAGCAATCATCAAGCAACACTACGTCGACGATTATTTGGATAGTTTCGAAGAGCTTGATAAGGCAGCAGAGATAGTACTACATGTTATGAAAATTCACGATCACGCGGGTTTCCACATCAGAAACTTTGTGTCAAACAGCAGAGAACTTCTGCAAAGTTTACCCTCGGAACGTGTACAAATTTCCGGAATCAAAATGttcgaagaaaaggattcaATGACAGAAAAGGTACTTGGTGTATATTGGAACACCACGTCTGACACACTCGGCTATCAAATCAAATTAGACAAGCTAGGAAGTGATGTTACACAAATGCTACGTTTACCAACAAAGAGAGAGGTACTAGCTTTCGTGATGAGTGTCTACGATCCACTTGGACTCATCTCAAATATAACTGTGCATGGAAGAATCCTCATGCAAAGGCTGCACATAGAAAATATAGATTGGGATGACGAAATTCCCGAGAAGTTGCAGTCAgactggcaacactggttagAAATTATTGAATCTGCTGATAGCGTAACGATACCAAGATACATCCTCGAAGAAAGAACAGGTGAAGTAGAACTACACACCTTTGTAGATGCTTCTGAGAAAGCATTTTGTGCATGTGTGTACGTAAGAAGTATATATGGAAACACACCACACGTAAGACTTCTATCAGCAAAGTCTAGAGTAGCACCAGTCAAACCATTGAGCATACCACGCCTAGAGCTACAAGCGGCCGTGTTAGGAAGCCGATTAACCAAAACGATAATAGATGAAACGAGGTTGAAAATCGTCAGCAAAACATTTTGGAGTGATTCACAGACCGTATTGTCATGGATCAAGAGTCCAAAACGAAGAAGCGTATTTGTGATGCATCGAGTAGGTGAAATCCTGGAAGATAACAGGAAAAATGAATGGCGATGGGTGCCAACAGATGAAAATCCAGCCGATGAAGGCACAAAGGAAAAGCTAGGAAAATCACAATGGTTTGAGGGACCTGATTTCCTAAAGCTCTCAGAATCGTCATGGCCTTCCattgaagagaaggaaacagacGAAGAGTTGAGAGAAACAGTGCTAGTTCACGAAGAACTAAGCAAACTTAGTTTCATCGATAAGTACAAGGAATACTCAGATTGGTGGAAATTGGTGAAGAACCTTTGTGTATTAAACAGGACAAAGGAAAGATTACGTCGTGGATATATTCCAGACATTGAGTACAAGGACTACCAAAGAGCTGAGAACGTGCTCTATAGAAAGATGCAATGGGAAGCATTTCCAACAGAGATGGAAACTTTATTCAATGGCGGAACAATATCGTCAGGACCATTGGTCAGTTACGCACCCTTCCTAGACGAGGCAGGGGTAATGAGAAGTGGAGGACgtttgaagaaagccatgtcagTACCATGGACTACAAGAACGCCAATATTGCTCCCACAAAAGCATCCATATACATATTTGATCGTGAAAGCAACACACGAAAGATATTTCCACCACGGCGAAAACACCGTCATAGCAGCATTACGGCAGAAGTATTGGATACTGCATATAAGAACAGTATTAGCAAACGTCAAGAAGAATTGCAATAGGTGCAAAATACGACGTGCAACTCCGGTAGAGCCGATGATGGCAGATTTACCACATTTCCGCACAGAAGCGCATATACCTCCATTTACAAACTGCGGAGTAGATTACTTCGGACCTTTCGAAGTAGCGGTAAAGAGATCGCTCGAGAAGAGATGGGGCGTCATATTCACCTGTCTCTCAACAAGAGCAGTACATATTGAGATGGCAGAAAATCTCAGTACTGATGCGTTCATGGTCGTGTTAAGGAACTTCCAGAACCGAAGAGGAAAGGTCACCAGTATCTACAGCGACAACGGAACGAACTTCGTTGGAGCAGAGCGAGAGTTAAAGTCGCTAGTCAATGAAATCAACGAGAAGATGGGCAAAAATGAAGcagcaaaaatggaaatccagtgGAGATTCAACCCACCTTCAGCACCACATTTTGGAGGCGCTTGGGAGAGATTAATAAGAAACGTCAAAGTAGCACTAGCAGAGATCCTGAAAGTTTGGGGTAGGAGCAAGCCATCAGCAGCAACGTTGCAAGCTGCATTCATCCAAGCGGAATTTTTAGTCAACTCTCGACCGTTGACACACATACCAGTCTCCTGCATCGACGATGAAGTGTTGACGCCATTCCACGCGTTAATAGGAAGAGCAGGAGAGTATGCCCCACCGTATGCACCAACGACCAGTCAGTATGACACAGCGCAATGGAGACGCATTCAACATTATTCCAAGTTGTTTTGGAACCGATGGAAGAAGGAGTACTTACCAACTCTGTTAAAGCGTAATAAAAATACGCAGAAAGTAGAACCGATCAAAGTCAACGACATCGTCTTAATCACGGACGACGACGCACCACCAGGAAAATGGCTTAAAGGACGAGTCATCGAAACGTTTGTGGCGAGCGACGGGCAAGTTCGCCAAGCAAAGATCCAAACCGCGAAAGGTGTCCTGAAACGACCGGCAGTTAAAATTGCAGTACTGGACATTATCAAGGGAAATGATCCAGCCATCAACTAA